The Actinoplanes sp. N902-109 genomic interval GTCGTTGCCGCAGATCGCCAACGGCACGGCGAACAAGGTGTGGATGATCCCGACGGAGTTCACCCAGGCGCTCGAGGGCCTGGGTGGTGCGTTGGGTGGCTTGGCGGGCATGGCCGGTGACGAGCCGTCGGACAAGGTGGACGCGGGCGCGGTGGAGCGGGAGGCGGTCGCGGCGGCGGAGGCCGCGGCGGCGGAGGCGCGGGCGGTCGGTGCTCAGGTGCGTGAGGCCGAGGCACAGGTGTCGGGCGGCAACGGGCCCGAGGACCTGCCCGCCCTCGAGGGCGTCCCGCCGGCCTCGGTCGTCGGCACCACCCGGCCCTGACGAACGCATGATGTTGCGCGGAGGACGCGATCCCGTGCTGGCAATGTCGGGCGGCGTTGCCCGTGGGCGGCCCGACAAGGAGCAGTGATGACCATTTTTCCGTACGGCTTCGGCGACGACCCGGACGACGGGTTCCGGGACGACCCGCACCGGCACGACACCGGCCTGGACGACACACTGGTCGAGCTGGTGGCCGACCGGCTGACGGCGGAGGTGTACGTCTTCGGCCGCGAGATGCACGTGTCGGTGCAGAACGGCGTGGTGATCCTGGAGGGCGGCGTGGCCACGCCGGAGATGCGAGCCGCGGCCGGTCGCCAGGCGTGGGCCACACCCGGCGTCCGCGACGTCTGCAACATGCTCGTGTCCGACCTCTGACCGTGCTCTCGTGACACCTTCATGACGAAAACGCGGTCGGCGTTTCTGCCGTCCGGGGCTCGGTTACTCCTGTTGTGCGACGGTGCTGACGATGCGGCGCCACCGCACGCTCGATCCTCTTCCCGGGCCCCGGCCCCGGACGATGAACGGAGTGAACGATGCAGATCCTGTGCACGACCCCGCCGGTTCCCTCGGACGCCCCGGTGACGCTGCTCGCCCTGCACGGCGAGGTGGACCGGGACCGGGCCGAGCTGTTGCGTGACTGCCTGGCCTACGGCGTTCAGCAGAACACCGACGTGCTGGTCGACCTCGCCGACGTTGCCCTGCTCGACTGTGCCTCGCTGGGCGCGCTCGTGGAGGCCGGCCACCTGGCTGAGCGTCGCGGGCACCGGCTGTGCCTGACCTCGCCTCGCCCGCTGGTGCGGCGCACGCTGGCGGCCACCGGGCTGGACACCGTCTTCCCGGTGTACCAGGACTGCCGCCGCGCGCTGGCGGAGCTGACGCCCCGGGTGCCCGTCGCGGCCTGACGGTGGCTGCCGGGTGGTGTGCGCTGCGGCGCCCTGGTCGTCGGCATGCTGTGGCTCGGCACCGCCCTGACCGGCGCGACCGACCGCGACACCGGCGCGCGACCGGCAGCGGTCAGAAGAACCGCAGATACAGGTAGGGGACGGCCAGCGCCACCGAGATGACGGTGACGATCAGGCCGTACTTGGTGAACTCCCAGAAAGTGATCTTGTGGCCGGCGCGTTCGGCGATGCCGAGCACGACGACGTTGGCGGAGGCGCCGACGGCGGTGGCGTTGCCGCCCAGGTCGGCGCCGATCGCGAGGGCCCACCACAGGACCTGGCCGGGCCCGAGGCCGCCGTTCGCGTCGACGAGGTCGGCGACGATCGGGCTCATCGTGGCGACGTAGGGGATGTTGTCGACGATGGCCGACAGTCCGGCCGAGGCCCAAAGCAGCAGCATGGTGGCCGGCCAGAGGCGGTCGGCGGTGGCCTCGGTCGCGGCGTGCGCGAGGGTGTCGATGACGCCGGTGGTCACCAGCCCGCCGACCATCACGAACAGCCCGGCGAAGAAGATCAGCGTCGGCCACTCGACCTCCCGGGCCACCTCGCCCGCGTCGAGGCGGGACAGCAGGAGCAGCAGCAGCCCGCCGAGCAGCGCCACGACCGAGGGTTCCAGGCCGAGGACGGTGTGCAGGCCGAAGGCGATCAGCACCGCGCCGAGCACGGACAGGCTGAGCACGACCAGGCGCGGGTCGCGGATGGCGTCGCGTTCGCGCAGGGACATGACCTGGGCGGTGCGCTCTGGGTCGTACCGGAAGGCTTTGCGGAACATGATCCGGCACAGCAGCACCAGGACGATCAGCACGATGGCGGCGAACGGTGCGAGCACCGTGAGGAAGTCGTTGAAACTCAGTCCCGAGCGGCTGGCGATGATGATGTTGGGCGGGTCGCCGACCAGGGTGCCGGCGCCGCCGATGTTCGACGCCAGGACCTCGGCGATCAGGAACGGGACCGGTGGTACGCCGAGCCGTTCGCACACCAGCAGGGTGACCGGAGCGACGAGCAGCACCGTCGTGACGTTGTCGAGGCCCGCCGACACGACGCCGGTGACCAGCAGCAGGATCACCATGATGGGGAACGGCCGGCCGCGGGCCTTCTTGGCGGCCCAGATCGCCACGAACTCGAACAGACCGGTGCGGCGCAGTACCGAGACGATGAGCATCATCCCCATGAGCAGGAAGATGACGTTCCAGTCGATGCCCGAGTCCTCGGAGAAGAACGCATGCTCGGCGTCGGTCGCCCCGATCGCCAGCATCAGCGCGGCGCCGCCCACCGCGACGGTGACCCGGTTGATCTTCTCGGTGGCGATCAAGACGTAAGCGATCACGAAGATGGTGACGGTGATCCAGGACAGGGTGGTCACAGGGGAGGCTCCCGGATCTGCGCAGGGGTCATCGTCTCGCCGACCAGGCTTCCCGGCACACCGCTGCTCAACCTACCAGCGCACTGACCTGCTGGTGCAGTCGGTCACGCTGGTGGACCCCGGGAACCCCGTCGGGGTCCGCGTCGACGCTCTCCTGCTCGCACAGGCGGCGACAGTGCCGGTTCCGGGCGCCTCCCCACGCGCAGAGTCCGCGGCCTACGGTGGAGGTGAGCAAACCAAGGAGGTCGCTGTGCGTGCAGCTGACATCGCGGTGTCGATGGCCACGGTGGCCGAGGACCTGCCCGCCCGCGAGGCGGCCCGGGTGCTGGCAGGTCAGGACCTGCCCGGCCTGATCGTCGTCGACGGTAAGGGCCGGCCGGTGACCGTGCTGTCCGGCACGCACGTGCTGCGGATGGCACTGCCGTCCTACTGCCAGGACGATCCGGCGCTGGCCCGGGTGATCGACGAGGCGGCCGCCGATGTGATCCTCAACGGCATCGGCGACCGTACGGTGGCCGACCTGCTGCCGCGTGAGCGCCGGGAGCTGCCCGCGGTGAGCCCGCGGGCGACCCTGCTGGAGGTGGCCGCGGTGATGGCCCGCTCGGGCACGCCCCTGGTCGCGGTGGTCGACGAGCACCACGTGATGACCGGCGCCATCACCCTCGACGGCCTGCTCGACCACATCCTCGGCACCTGAGCCGTGGCGCACGCCGCCGGGCCGTTGTCAGCGGCGCCGGTGTGCCGTGGCGGAGGATCGCCCAAACCCGCGCAGGACGCCGGCGACCTCGCGGGCGCCGGGCCGATCGGCCGGATCCCGCGCGACACACGAGGTGATCAGGTGGCGGATTCGCGGCGGGGTGCGGATCGGGAGCGCCGGCATCCACCAGGTCTCGCGGGCCTGCCTGACCTCCTCGGCGGTGCGGCCCCGCCAGAAGCGCTTCCCGGCGAGACATTCGTAGAGCACCAGGCCGAGCGCGTAGACGTCCGTGGCCGGCGAGACGGGTTCCTCGACCAGCTGCTCCGGCGCCTGGTAGGCGGGCGTGCCGCAGGCCCGGCCCGGCGCGTCGTAGCTGGTCTGCCCGTCGGTCACCGCGCCGCCGAAGTCGACGACTTTCACGCCACCGGCGGTGAGCACGATGTTCTGCGGCTTGATGTCGCGGTGCACGAGATGGTGCCGGTGCGCGGCGGCGAGGGCCGAGGCGGTGCCTCCGCAGACCGCGGCGGCACTGGCCACGGGCATGCGTCCCCGGGCGGCGAGGTGCTGGGCGAGCGTACGGCCCTGGGCGTACTCCATGACGATGAAGGGCCGCTCCCGGCCGTCGGCCCGGGTCTCGCCGTAGTCGTAGACCCGGGCGACATGGGGATGGCTGACAGCGGCGGCGGCCCGGGCCTCGTGCAGCACCATGGCTTGCGGGGCAGAACCGATGGCGCCCGGATCGGCGAGTTTGATGGCCACCTGCCGCTGCAGATGGCTGTCGTAGCCTCGGTGGACGGTAGCGAAGCCGCCGCTGCCGAGCAGCTCCTCGACGCGGTAACGTCCGGCGAGCACGAGCATGCCCTCTCCTCCCGGCTGTCGTCGCGGTGATGCCGCGGCCGCGCGGGGCGACGGGCGCTCCGCTCCGGCCGGGGCATCGGATCCGACTGTGCCCCGCGTGTATGGCACCTGCTCCACAGCACTGTGACGGTCGGGCAACAAACGCGGCGCCGCCGTGACCGGGTCAGGAAGGGCTCGGCGCCGCCGGCGACGGCAGCGCTGACGCGCTCCGGGCGGGACGGGCGGAGGCGCTGCCCGGCGGGACGCTGGGGGTGCCGGGCGTCGCGGCCGGCGAGGGGCTTGCCGACGGCGACGCCGAGGCGCGAGGGCCGGTCGTGGACGGTGACGGAGGGGGGCTGGGCGCCGACGGTGCGGCGCTCGGCCTGCTGGAGGCCGGCAAAGTGCTTGCCGGTGCCGCGCTGGGCGACGCGCTGGGCCGCGGTGTCCGGGTGGGCGTGGCCGGGGTGCCGGGCTCGGCCACCGCCGGCTTCGCCGGGCCGGGCCGGGTGGTGTGCGGGTGCTTGCGGACCGGCGCTGTGCTCGTCGTGGCTCGTGTGGTGCCCACCGTCTCCGCCGGGGTGCTGCTGACACCCGTTGCGGGCCGTGCCGGGCTGCCGGGTGCGACAGCTCCCTGGGCGGCGGCTTCGGTGGTGCTGCCGGGTGACCAGGTCAGAGCGAGCGCGCCGGCGAGCAGAGCACCGGCCGTGGCCGTACCGACCAGCACAGCACGCGGTCGCCGTGCCGGCGCGGCGCGCAGCGTCACCGTGGTCGCAGGCCGCGGTGCCCTGGTGCCGGTGGCGTAGCGGCGCAAGACGGCGGCGACCTCGGCGGAATCCGGCCGTCGGCCCGGGACCGGGTGCACGCACCGGTCGTGCAGGGCCACCAGGTCCGGCGGGAAGTCCTGCGGGCACGGCAGCGCGGGCACCGGGCGCAGGCGGCGGGCGGCGAACACCTCGTCGGCCCCGGCGCCGGACCACGGCGGTGTGCCGGTGAGACAGCTGTGCAGCAGCAGGCCCAGGGCGAAGACGTCCGCGGCCGGGAAGCAGCGCTCGCCGCGCAGCTGTTCCGGCGCCAGATACAGCGGCGTGCCCCAGACCAGGCCCTCGTCGTCGGCGGAGCGCTGGCCGGCCATGGCGGCGACCCCGAAGTCGACCACCTTGACGCCGGTGGGAGCGAGCATGATGTTGCGTGGCTTGATGTCGCGGTGCACGAGCTGCTGCGCGTGGGCGGCGGCCAGAGCGTCGGCGACCTGGGCGCACACCGCCGCGGCGTCGGGCAAGGGCAGTGGCCCGCCGCGGTCGAGCCGGTCGGCGAGTGTGTCGCCGTCGACGAACTCCATCACCAGGAAAGGCGTGGTGGCCACGCCGTAGTCGTAGACGCGGGCGACGTTCGGGTGGTTGAGCTTGGCGGCTGCCCGCGCCTCGCCGAGCGTGTCGCCGCTCCGGGTCGAGTTGAGCAGCTTGACGGCCACGTGGCGGTGCAGGGTGCGGTCGTACGCACGGTGCACCACGGCGAAGCCGCCGCGTCCCACGGGTTCCTCCAGCCGGTAGCGGCCTGCCATGATCCGCACGTCGTCACCTCCTCGGGCCGGGATGCCGCGGCCGGGCGGCGGCCCGCTCGCGGGGGCCGAGGGGCGCCGGACATCCGGCCGCGGCACCAGCGCCCAGGCTGCCCCGCTCGTGTGGCACGTCTCCTGCGGCTCTGTGACGGTTGTGCGACGTCACGCCCCGGACAGGTGCTGAGCTCGCCCGCCGCGTGGTGCGCCGCACTGTCACGGGATCGACATGCGACTCCGGCGGGGCGGGGCGCGATCGTGTGGAAATCGTCATGGCGCGGGGAACGCTTCGCCATGTCGGCGGCGCACGGTGGGGCCAGCGGATCGACGAGGAGGGACGAGCCATGAGGACCACATCGCTGCACCGCCCGGCGCCTGCCGGCCCGGACGGCGCGCGGACGGCCATGGTGCTGGCGCTCACCGGGGACGTCGGCATCGCCATGGCCGACCGGCTGCGCCGCTATCTCGACGGCGTCATCGACCGTGGCTGTGACGTCGTGGTGGACTGCGCACGAACGCGGCTGGTCGACGGCGTCTGCGTCGAGGTGCTGGCCGAGGCGGCCCGGGCGGCGGGTCCGGGGCAGCGGGTGGTGCTCGCCGCTCCCTCGCCACTGGTGCGTGCCGCGCTCGAGGTCACCGGCGCGGACTCCGACCTCCGGACGTATGCCGACCGGGACGCCGCCCTGCTGGCCTGCGACTCGCCCTCGCCGGCCGTACGGTGAGCGGTGGATCGCCGGTGCGGCCCTTCGCCGATCAGAGTCCCCGGTACGGAAATCCGGGGTACATGTACCCGCTCGCCCAGTACGGCGTGGATCCGTAGTAGCCGTACAGTTTCTCGAAGTAGTCGTTGGCGTCCACCAGCTCCGGGTCGTAGCCGGGCGCGTCGGCCACCCGGCCCCGCGACTCGCCGACGCAGACCGTCTCGTTCTCGACGCGCGTGACGATGTCGACCGGCACGAACGACGCCTTCGCGCCGATCCCCAGGACGCCGCCGTGCTCCACCTTGAGGAACCGGACCTTGCCCTCCTCGGCGTCGATCAGCAGATCCTGCACCGTGCCCAGCTCGTCGCCGTCGCGGTCGACCGCGGTGCGACCGCGGATGTCCTGCCGCGGATCGGCGAGGACCTGGTCGCTGTCGCGCAGCTCGACCAGGGCGGTGGCGTTGTGCGAGGTCATCGTGATCCCCTTCCGTCGTTTCCCCCATCGTGCGTCGGCGGACGGGACGGGCCGCACACAGAACCATGACACGTTCGTGACGCTTTCCGGGCGTGCGTGCGGGAGGACGGTCGGCGCCTGCTTCCCCTTGTCGGAGCACGTGCCGTACGGGATCGGCTCGCGCCGGGTGAAGTGTGGTCTACCGTTGCCGTGTGCTGAACGAGGATGGGGTGGCGCAGCTGCAGGTGACAGCGCGGTCGCACTGGGTCAATGCCTGGCTCCTCGGGCCGGCGGCTCGCCCCTTCGTGAGGGTGGACGGTCGTGAGTACGCGATGCGCTGGGGCCGGGCGTTGGTGCTGACCGTCGCGGCGGGTTCCTGTTCGGTGGAGACCTTCATCCGGTACCGGGGGACACGCAGGGACCTCGGCGTCGGCCGACTGGTCGTGTCGGCGGCGCCCGATGATGTCGTCCATGTGCACGCCCGCACCGGCTGGGCGAACCACATGCCGCTGCGGCCGGTCCTCGCCTCGTCCCGGTAGCCGGCGCGAAAGGCGAGCAGAACACCGGGGCGCTCGCCGCACCGTTCAGAGGACCGCGTCGTCCAGGTCCAGCAGGAGGGTGTCTCCCGACTCCAGCAGGTCCAGCCACGGCCCGGTCCGGGTCAGCTCGTGGTCGAAGAAATACCGGGCTGCCAGGCGTTTGCCGTCGTAGAACGCGCCCTGCTTGTCGCCGGCCGCGTCGAGCTGGGACAGCCACATCCAGGCGATCACGATGTGCCCGGCGGCGTCCAGGTAGGTCGAGGCGTTGGCCAGCGCCTTGTCCGCGTCACCGGTGCTCCACAGCCGGGCGGTGACCGTGGCGAGGCGCTGCGCGGCGGCGAGCAGCCGGGGGGCGTACGGGGAGGACGAGGACGTGGCGGTGGTGGAGATCGCCGAGATCAGCACTTGCAGCCCATCGTTCCGCAGCACCTTACGGCCGAGCAGGTCGAGCGCCTGGATCCCGTCCGTACCCTCGTGGATGGGGTTGAGGCGGTTGTCGCGGTAGAACTGTTCGACCGGGTACTCCCGGGTGTAGCCGTAGCCGCCGTGCACCTGGATGGCGAGGTCGTTGGCGCGCAGGCACCACTGCGACGGCCACGCCTTGACGATCGGGGTCAGCACGTCCAGCAGGACTGTCTCGCCCAGGTCGAGCAGCTTGGCGGCGTACAGGGTCAGCGCCATGCCGCCCTCGACGTAACTCTTCGACGCCAGCAGCATCCGCCGTACGTCGGGGTGACGCACGATGGGCACGGGTGGTGCCGAGGGGTCCTTCCCGGCGGGTGGCCGGCCCTGCTGACGTTCCCGCGCGTACGCGAGAGCGTGCAGGTAGCCGGTATAGCCGAGCGCCACGGCGCCGGTGCCGACCCCGATGCGCGCCTCGTTCATCATGTGGAACATCTGGGCCAGTCCCTGGCCCTCGTCGCCGACCAGCTCACCGGTCGCGCCGTCGAAGGCGAGTACCGCGTTGGTCGTACCGCGGAAGCCCATCTTGTGGTTGAGGCCGGCCAGGGTGACGTTGTTGCGGGCGCCGGAGGGGAGGTGCTTGGGCACGATGAACAGCGACAGGCCTTTCACGCCCGCCGGCGCACCGGCGACCCGCGCGAGCACCAGGTGCACGATCGTCTCACTGAGTTCGTGGTCCCCGGCCGAGATCCACATCTTCGAGCCGGTGAGCGCATAGGTGCCGTCGTCCTGCCGGACGGCCCGCGTCGTCACGTCGCTGAGCGAGGAACCCGCCTGGGGCTCGGACAGGCACATCGTCCCGGTGTAACGCCCCTCGAGCATCGGGCGCAGGTAGGTGTCGATCTGCTCCGGGCTGCCGTACTCCAGCAGCAGCGCCGCATTGCCCATGGTCAGCATCGAGTACGCCGACGTGGCGATGTTGGCCGCCTGGAACCACGCGAAGCAGGCCCGGCCGACCACCTGCGGCAGTTCCAGGCCTCCGACGGTGGCGGGGAACGTGGCCGCCAGCAGCCCGGCCTCGGCGAAGGCCCGCAACGCCTTGCCGACCTCGGGAATCACGGTGACCGACGTACCGTCGAAGGTCGGCTCCGTCAGATCGCTGCGCCGGTTGTGCGGGGCGAACTCCCGTTCGGCGATCCGCTCGGACAGATCGAGCACCGCGTCGAAGGTCTCCCGGTTGTGCTCGGCGAATCGCGGCTGCGCGGTCAGCGATTCGACGTCGAGCCACTCGTACAGCAGGAAAGCCAGGTCACGGCGGTTGAGGATCATCGACATCCCTCCACCGTAGGCGTTTGCGCGCCCGGTGAGAACGACTCTGAGCCCCCCGCCCTCGACGCTGAGGGGTTCCGGCCGCCCGGGACGGCTCCCGGCCAGCGGATGCGGTGCCGCTGCGGCGTCCCTAGGCTGGCGCCGTGCCCGATGACACGGCCGCGCGGCGGCTGACCAAGAGAACGCTGGTGACCGTCTCGCACGCCCTGGAGCAGGCTGCCCTGGCGTCCGCCGAGGACGGTCCCATGGTGGTCTTCGCCCTGTTCCAGCGGCTGCCGTACTTCGACCGGGAGCGCGGCGTGTACGAGCGCATCGCCGGCCGGGCGGCGGTCACCGTGGTCGGGCTGGTGGCTGGGGAAGCGCCGGATCTGCCGGCCGGCACCCATCCTGTGCTGCTCGACGAGAAGGAGGACCTCGCCCGGGAGTGGACAGTGGTCGTGCTGACCCCGCGGTTCGGCGGGGTGCTGGTGGCGCACGATCTCGAGGAGTTCGAGGCCGGCGCGGCGACGCTGGAGAGCGGCCGGGTGTTCGAGGGCCGCACCAGCCTGCGTCGCGACGAGGCGCTGCACGAGGTGCTGCGTCTGCGCAACCAGTTGAGCGATCGCCTGCCCGCCGCCGCCCTCGCCGCGGTGGACGCGGTCGTCGGCCGGGTCCGCGAGCTTCCGGCGACTCCCGGGGAGAGCCGCGCCGATGCGGTCCTGCGGTTGCTGGCGAGCCGGGCGGAGCACGACCATCGGCGGCTGCGGGCCGACGCCGGGCACGCCGGGTCGGCCTCGCGGCAGCCTGACCCGGGCGACCGGGATCTGAGCGACGAGGCCGGGGTGCGGCGCTGGGCCGGCGCCGAGGGCGTCACGGCGTCGGGAGTCCTGCCGGTGGCCGTCCTGGCCGTGCGGGTCACGCAGGGGCCGGCCGGCCCCGACGGTCCGATCGGCCGGACGGCGACCCGGCAGCAGCAGGTCGTGATCGACCTGCTGCTGGACAGGCTGCGGCCGGGCGACCGCGCCACCAAGCTCAGCGAGACCGACTTCGCGCTGTTCCTGCCGGCCCTGGCCCACGACGACGCGGTGGCCTTCGCGTACCAGCTCATCGCCGACTTCGCCGACGCCGAGCACCGCAGCTCGTTCCTGTCCGCGACGGTGACCGTGGCCCTGACCGTCAGCCGCAGCCGGCCGCTTCCCGTGCCCCGGCTGCAACAGGCGCTGGAATGGGCGACCAGCCAGAACGAGCCGGTGGTCACCATCGAGGGCTGATCGGCCGGCTGATCGGCCGGCGGTCGGCCGCCTGCTGATCGCCGCGTCCCGGGAGCGGGTCAGGGTTTGTGCACGCGGTCGATCTCGACGGTGAGGATGACGCGCTGCTGCGGGCCGCCGCCGAAGCCGGGGTAGGGGCGGCCGATGTATTTCTGGGACAGTTCGTCGATGTTCTCCCGGGCGCCGTCGGTGGTGGCGGTCAGGACGCGCCCGCGCAGGCCCCAGGAGCGCGACGGGTTGGCCGGGTCGGCGATGCCGATGGCGATGCGCGGGTCGCGCCGGATGTTGCGGGTCTTCTGATGGGTCTCGACGGTGTTGATGATCACGTGTTCGCCGTCGGTGGAGGCCCAGGTCTGGGAGATCTGCGGCGATCCATCGGGCATGAGCGTGGTCACGAAGCAGATCGCCCTGGCGTTGAGAACCTCGAGCAGGTCGTCGGGGAGCATCATGACGGGTTGGACCTTCCTTTTCTCTGTTCGTTGTAGAGACGGTCGATGACTGTCTCGTCGGGCGGGTCGCCGGGCAGGTCGGCGTGGCGCAGCCCGGCCAGGGCGATGGCCAGGGCGCGGCGCCACAGCTGGGGGGCGAAGGTGCGGGAGGCGTCCATGACGCTGCCGACCATGACGTGCACGGCGACGAAGTCGGCGGGGGTCACGCCGGCCGGAAGCTGACCCGATCGGACCGCGCGCTCGATGAGCCCGGCCACGAGCGGGGTCATGCGTTCGCGCGCCTGTTCCACCAGGGCGGTGGCCTGGTTGCGGCCGCGCAGCAACTCCCCGAGGCCCCGGCTCTGCGCCTCGATCTCGAGCTGCTGCTCGAGGAACCAGGTGAGCCCGGCCCATGCGTCGTCCTGGCGCGAGGCTTGCTCGGCGAGCGTGGTGACCATGCCGATGTGCTCGCCGAAGAGGGCGTTCAGCAGGTCCTGCCGCTGCGGGAAGCGCCGGTACACCGTGCCCATGCCGGTGCCGGCGGCCCGGGCTATGTCCTCGTACGAGATGTCAAGACCGGTGGAGGCCATGAGGTCGTACGCCGTACGGAGCAGGTGCTGGCGGTTTCGTTCCGCGTCACGACGCAGGGGCGGGTCCGGTGCGGCCATGTGGTGAATCATACGTAAGTGGAACCGATCTTCCAAGTTGAAGAAGTCTTCCACTTCGTGCTTACACTGATGATCCGATCGAGCCGACCCAGGAGCATCCGATGACATCCCCGCACACCGACCTTGTCGAGCCGTATCCGATCGCGGTCCCCGACGCCGCGCTGCAGGACCTGCGGCAGCGGCTCGTGGCCACCCGGTGGCCGGACCGCGAAACCGTCCCGGACGCCGGTCAGGGACCGCAGCTGGACCGCATCCGCGCCCTGTGCGACTACTGGGCGACCGGCTACGACTGGCGGCGTGCCGAGCGCGACCTCAACGGCTTCGGCTCGTCGCGGACCGTCATCGACGGCATTGACGTGCACTTCCTGCACGTACGCTCGGCCGAGCCGGGCGCCGTACCGCTGTTGCTGTGCCACGGATGGCCCGGCTCGATCCTGGAGTTCCGCCACCTGATCGGCCCGCTGACCGATCCGGCGAGCCACGGCGGTGACCCCGGCGACGCCTTCCACCTGGTCATCCCCGCCATGCCCGGCTTCGGGTTCTCCGGCAAGCCGGCCACCGCCGGGTGGAACGTCTCCCGGGTCGCCGGCGCGTGGATCACCCTCATGCAGCGCCTGGGCTACGACAACTGGCTCGTTCAGGGCGGTGACTGGGGTGCGGCCGTCGCCGAGCGGATCACCCGTGCGGCGCCCGGGGCATGCCGGGGCGCGCACTTCAACTTCCCGCTGGTGTTCCCCACCGCGCAGGAGGTGGGCGAGGCGACCGCGGAGGAGCAGCAGATGATCGCGCGCGCTCAGCGCTACCAGAGCGACCTGGACGGGTACGCCCGGGAGCAGGCGACCCGCCCGCAGACGATCGGCTACTCCCTCGCCGACTCACCGGCCGGCCTCGCTGCCTGGATTTACACCCTCTTCCAGGACGTGACCGACAACGACGGTGACCCGGAGAAGGCCGTCGACCGCGACGAGATCCTCGACGACATCATGCTCTACTGGCTTCCCAACGCCGCCGCGTCGGCCGCCCGGCTCTACTGGGAGGAGCGGCAGAGCAGCGCCGAGTACGCCGGACCCCCGCCGCCCAACCCCGTCCCGGCCGGGTTCAGCATCTTCCCCGGCGAAGCCGTCCAGGCATCCCGGCGCTGGATCGAACGACGCTACGAGACCGTGCTGCACTACGAGAAGCTCGACCGGGGTGGGCATTTCGCCGCCCTGGAGCAGCCCGGCATCCTCATCGACCAGATCCGCAGGACCTTCCGGCCGGTGCGGGGATTCTGACCGGCGAGCATGGTCTGTCAAGGGCGGCTCACCCATTGTTTTGTCGCCAGGGGAGAAAATTTCCGGCCGGAAAAACGATATGATGAGCGTCAATGCGTTGTCGCGGTAACTGTTCTCTTGAATGGTGAGGAAATGGTGCCGTAACATCCCTCCTGGTTCACTCGGGAAGGGAATCGGGATGCTCACGTCAAGCACCGGGCGGGCCTGCCGGATCATGCTCGCGGCCCTGCTGGTGATCGCCGGGACCATGGTGTTCCCGGGCCGGTCCCGCGCCGCCACCACGCAGTTCCACGGCGTCAACTGGGCCGACCAGCGGGACAACTTCGTCAACGGGGTGCTCTACGTCTCGGGTCTGGGCCCGGGCGACACGTACAGCTCCGCGTCCGTCGTGGCCGATCGGGTGGTGGGCCAGCTCGCCACGATCACCGGCGCCGACACCGTGCGCATGCCGATCAACGAGGCGACCGTGGCGAGCTACTGGTCCACCTACACCGGCGCGATCGACCAGGCGCTCAGCAAAGGCAAGGTGATCCTGGCCTACTGGGCCTACGCCAACGGCCGGCCCGGCGACACCGCCGCCTTCGACCGGATGTGGGACACCGTCGTCGCCAGGTACGCCGGCAACAGCAACGCCTACTTCGAGGTCATCAACGAACCGTACGGCTATGCCACGGCCGACCTGAACACCATGTACAGCAGCTGGCTCGCGCGGCACTCCGGGGTGCCGCGCGGGCGGGTCATCCTCGACGGCGCCGGGCTCGCCCAGAACGTTCCCGCCGTCGGCCAGGACAGCCGGCTCAACGACACCCTGCTCGCCGTGCACGACTACTCGTTCTTCGCCGGGTTCGAGGACGAAACCTCGTGGGGCGACCACATCGCGAGCTCGATCGGCG includes:
- a CDS encoding acyl-CoA dehydrogenase; its protein translation is MSMILNRRDLAFLLYEWLDVESLTAQPRFAEHNRETFDAVLDLSERIAEREFAPHNRRSDLTEPTFDGTSVTVIPEVGKALRAFAEAGLLAATFPATVGGLELPQVVGRACFAWFQAANIATSAYSMLTMGNAALLLEYGSPEQIDTYLRPMLEGRYTGTMCLSEPQAGSSLSDVTTRAVRQDDGTYALTGSKMWISAGDHELSETIVHLVLARVAGAPAGVKGLSLFIVPKHLPSGARNNVTLAGLNHKMGFRGTTNAVLAFDGATGELVGDEGQGLAQMFHMMNEARIGVGTGAVALGYTGYLHALAYARERQQGRPPAGKDPSAPPVPIVRHPDVRRMLLASKSYVEGGMALTLYAAKLLDLGETVLLDVLTPIVKAWPSQWCLRANDLAIQVHGGYGYTREYPVEQFYRDNRLNPIHEGTDGIQALDLLGRKVLRNDGLQVLISAISTTATSSSSPYAPRLLAAAQRLATVTARLWSTGDADKALANASTYLDAAGHIVIAWMWLSQLDAAGDKQGAFYDGKRLAARYFFDHELTRTGPWLDLLESGDTLLLDLDDAVL
- a CDS encoding DICT sensory domain-containing protein, whose product is MPDDTAARRLTKRTLVTVSHALEQAALASAEDGPMVVFALFQRLPYFDRERGVYERIAGRAAVTVVGLVAGEAPDLPAGTHPVLLDEKEDLAREWTVVVLTPRFGGVLVAHDLEEFEAGAATLESGRVFEGRTSLRRDEALHEVLRLRNQLSDRLPAAALAAVDAVVGRVRELPATPGESRADAVLRLLASRAEHDHRRLRADAGHAGSASRQPDPGDRDLSDEAGVRRWAGAEGVTASGVLPVAVLAVRVTQGPAGPDGPIGRTATRQQQVVIDLLLDRLRPGDRATKLSETDFALFLPALAHDDAVAFAYQLIADFADAEHRSSFLSATVTVALTVSRSRPLPVPRLQQALEWATSQNEPVVTIEG
- a CDS encoding PPOX class F420-dependent oxidoreductase; amino-acid sequence: MMLPDDLLEVLNARAICFVTTLMPDGSPQISQTWASTDGEHVIINTVETHQKTRNIRRDPRIAIGIADPANPSRSWGLRGRVLTATTDGARENIDELSQKYIGRPYPGFGGGPQQRVILTVEIDRVHKP
- a CDS encoding TetR/AcrR family transcriptional regulator, translating into MAAPDPPLRRDAERNRQHLLRTAYDLMASTGLDISYEDIARAAGTGMGTVYRRFPQRQDLLNALFGEHIGMVTTLAEQASRQDDAWAGLTWFLEQQLEIEAQSRGLGELLRGRNQATALVEQARERMTPLVAGLIERAVRSGQLPAGVTPADFVAVHVMVGSVMDASRTFAPQLWRRALAIALAGLRHADLPGDPPDETVIDRLYNEQRKGRSNPS
- a CDS encoding epoxide hydrolase family protein, which translates into the protein MTSPHTDLVEPYPIAVPDAALQDLRQRLVATRWPDRETVPDAGQGPQLDRIRALCDYWATGYDWRRAERDLNGFGSSRTVIDGIDVHFLHVRSAEPGAVPLLLCHGWPGSILEFRHLIGPLTDPASHGGDPGDAFHLVIPAMPGFGFSGKPATAGWNVSRVAGAWITLMQRLGYDNWLVQGGDWGAAVAERITRAAPGACRGAHFNFPLVFPTAQEVGEATAEEQQMIARAQRYQSDLDGYAREQATRPQTIGYSLADSPAGLAAWIYTLFQDVTDNDGDPEKAVDRDEILDDIMLYWLPNAAASAARLYWEERQSSAEYAGPPPPNPVPAGFSIFPGEAVQASRRWIERRYETVLHYEKLDRGGHFAALEQPGILIDQIRRTFRPVRGF